Genomic segment of Mercurialis annua linkage group LG6, ddMerAnnu1.2, whole genome shotgun sequence:
ATGCTTCTTTTGCATTTTCCTCATCTTGTGGATGTTGTCTTTGTACCGGGTGGCTGCATGGGTCATGAAGACCCGTCTGATTACCTCCTCGCTGTACGCAGAGTCATCCCACCAGAACTTCTTCTGCAAACAGTAATAACATGAGCTTTGAGTTAGAATTTTCACAAATACCAaaacttaaatatattaaacttaaaatttaattacctgaAATTCCTGAAAATAGAACTCCCTCTTGTCCGCTGTCAGAAAGCGCCATGCTGATCCAGTCTCGAACCAGCACTGCCTGAAAATATCCCGGATAGCCCGAGAAACAGGCCCAGAGTCCAGCAACATTGTCCTGTGATTTAATAAGCATAATTTACTTTACATACATATTAATTCCatactaaaaatcaaaaaaattaaaaaaactttaatcaTACCTGCTAGGGTCCGGACGAACCATCGCCCTACCCTGGTTGTCCAAAATGGCCGGGGGCTCGCCTGCCTCACGCTCCTGCAAAGGCTGAACAGGTCCTCCAGCCTCCTCACGATGCTGCTCCTCAACGGGCTCGGTAGGGTCCCCCCGTCCTCGGCCTGATCCTCGGCCTGATCCTCGGCCTGAGCCTCCGCCTGAGCCTCGACCCCTCATACCTGCACTAATTGTCAAGTTAATTGTTCCAAAACTAAACAACACATTATAAAACTACATACGTGAAACATATAACTAAGAAATatgaattcaatttaaaatagtacacttgaataaataattataaaacataattataattaagaaaCATGCTAATACATAAAATACTCTAAGCTACTAAAGTTCTTCAATTTCATCTTCATCTGATGAGGATGCGATAAAGTCAGATTATGTTTCATCAGGAGGCACGAACAACGCATCTTCTTCAGCTTCTCCGTTGTCATCAGCTAAATATGTCGAATTGTCGTCCGTTGCAACAatgagaggattttcttctatcACGTCTTGAAAAGCCGGGATAATCCCctcgggcatgtcaagttcAGATCTTGCCTTTGTcctgcaaactgcccaccaatttaatTTATCCCTTCTTTTACTAGGATATGGCAGGTAATGAACCTGGTCGGCCTGTTCGGCTAAGATGAATGGTTCATACTTATTGTATCTCCTTCTGTTATTAATATCcaccatgttgtattttttgttactaattGTGCCAGAATTTCGTGCTGGGTCGAACCACTCGCATTTAAATAAGACAGTCGTCTTCATTGGAAGAGCCGGATACTCCAGCTCAATTATGTCTGTCAgaactccataaaagtcattttcgctGTCGACATATTGAGTTCCCTTCACGCAGACTCCACTATTCATAGTAAGCTGTTCCTCCCCATAAGCTTGAGTCTGAAACTTAAATCCGTTTACACGGTACCCCTTAAATGTTCTTACTGATCTAAGAGGTCCTTTAGCGAGACTAAGAATAAAGGGATTAGTACAAACAGTTGGATCTTGCACCTGTAGCGTAAAAGTGTATTATAAATCAGAACTTTTTATTGAAAGAATCGAAAAGTATTTTGTAAAATACTTACGTATTGTTGAAACCAGTAGGCAAATTGACTCTCGAACTTCGCTTCAATTTGAGAGATGGTGATTTCAGGGTTTTCTCTGCGCAACTCGCCTTCGAAAACCCTTAGTTAAGAAGAAAACAATTATTACAAGCTGAATAATTATTGGATATGACATTGACAACTGTATTAAAGCTTACTctctgtaattttcaatttctgaacaATTCAACAGAACATATGTCCGAGCAGCAACAATCTCAGAATCTTCAAAATATCTCTTGCGGCAAGCACCCACTGATTGCCCGTGCGGCTTGAAAATAGATAGTCTGTCGACATCGTCATCGACTTCAATGTCATAAACTTCATTCCTTTGCGGCCGCTCAGGTATCATTGGGTCACCTTCTGAAAAGTAATAAGCTGCAAATtttgcggtttcttcattcAAGTATCCGCTACTGATGCTTCCTTCCACCCTCCCTTTATTGCTGACTTTTTTTTCAGCTTTCTCAAATATCTGATTCCACATTCCTCAGTTAGTGAACATGACATGTCAATATATATACTGCTACACAGAATTGAGAAAATTCAATTACtttacctttcaaatggatacatccagcgatactgaaccggacctgccatcatagcttcgtacgGCAGATGTACAAGTAGATGTTCCAtggagtcaaaaaagctgggcGGAAAAATACGTTCCAGCTTGCACAGTATCTTTGGGATTTCCAGCCTCATACGATCTAGATCTATCTCTGTTAGAGACGTGGAGGTTAACTCACGAAAGAAGATACTCAGCTCTGTTAAAGGCTCCCAGACTTCCTTCGGTAATAGCTCACGGAGAGCGATTGGCAGAAGTCTTTGCATAAAAATGTGGCAGtcgtgacttttcattccatgcattttcagaCCGATTGTATCGACACATCTGGACAAGTTGGACGCGTAGCCATCTGGAAACCTTATTAACTTAATCCACTCAAGTAAAGCTTTTTTCCCGTCCCTGTTCAAAGCATACATCGCCTTAGGAAATCTCCCAGTAACCGGATCTTTAGCTAACTCAGGCCGATCACATATGTCATTCAACTCTTCTctagattttgcatggtctttcGTTTTCCCGGGAACATTTAGTACCGTATTGAAAATGTTGTCGAATACgtttttctcaatgtgcatgacatcgagattgtgacgaatgagatttgttttccaatacggcaaatcccagaaaatactttttttattccaaccatAATTTTCCGACTTCGTAGCATTATTTTTCTCAGCCCCAATTTCATATGCCTTCATAAACCCCAGACTGTCCACCTCTGCCAACAATTCTTCTCCGGTTTTCGGGTGTCCGAATTCTTTGTTTACGGTTTTCCCTTTACGGAATTGAGTTGTGTTACGACGGTACGGGTGACCACGAGGCAAGAACTTTCTGTGGCAGTCAAACCACGACTGTTTTCTACTCCCTTTAAGCGTGAACGCATCTGTATTTTCCATGCAGTGAGGGCAAGCCAGTCTCCCAGATGTGCTCCAACCAGCCAAcattgaataagcgggaaaatcattaattgtccacatcagtgccgctttcatttgaaaattttgtcGCCTATGAACGTCGAATGTCTGGACTCCAAATTCCCAAAGTTGGTTTAGCTCAGCTATCAACGGCTGCAGGAAAATATCCATTTGATGTTTAGGATTTTGAGGCCCAGGGACAATAACAGTTAAAAACTTGAACTCATCTTTCATACACATTCCTGGAGGGAGATTGTAAGGTGTCAAAATTACTGGCCATGATGAATAATTCTGCCCGAAGGccccaaatggttgaaacccatcagtacACAGGCCTAGTCTGATATTTCGAATTTCTTTCGCAAACTCTGTATGCAATTCACTAAAATGTTTCCACGCCGGGGAATCTGACGGGTGACACATCTTTCCATCAACCATTTCGTGTTCAgcgtgccacgtcatatgcttggcagtggctttagaagcgtacaacctctgcaatctcggagttataggaaaataaaacattttcctataTGGGACGTTAACTCGTCTTTTCGCAGAATTTCCTTTAGGGGCCGGTTTCCACCGTTCGTGATCGCAAATTTTGCATCGCGTTAAATCCGCGTCTGACCCCCAATAAATCATACAGTTGCGTAAACAGCAATCGATAACTTCAACCGGCAACCCAAGACCTCTAACCATCTTCTTTATTTCGGTAAAGTTCTTCGGCATCTTGTTGTCCTCTGGAAGCAGCTCTTGTATAAATTCGGTCACATCATCTACTAAAGCCACTGACCCACTATGTCGACATTTGATGTCCAACATTTTAACAGCCGCAGACAAAGGAGAGTGTTTGCTACTACCGGGGTATACAGGTTCTTCAGCTGCACGCATcatattataaaaatgtttagcttcattattcggttcctcctccgtgaacactacttctggaccagcagcatcgataaccattctctgaacgGAGCTGAAATCGTCTTCCTCCTCATTTTCCATGTCAACGTCATACTCCGGCATCTGTGCAACGGGACGAGGATCTAAAACATTTCCCTCCCCATGAAAAACCCAGACTTTGTAATCTGCCACAAACCCTTTCTGCAGAATGTGCAGCTTCACTGTTTCGACGTCTCGataactcgtatttttacatcTTGCCCTAGGACATGGGCATTTAATCTCGGGCCCACTCATACACGCGGGATGACGTAaagcaaaattaacaaattccTGCACGCGCTCGTCAAAGCCTGGGTATAGCAACCCGCCCTGCAGCCGCTTATACATCCAACTTTGGTCTGTATCCATTACTGTAGCACGGATAATTAGGAGGGGTTCTCGCTCGgaaatagcaaagtcaatgtaattgactgcatTAAAggtattgtaataccccaaaataattaattagctaattggaccacgtgtccagttttgagtcgcggaagtggcgatattggaaagttttccgataaataagtttcaagtaggtcggttttgagaaattaactatgagaaaattaaggttatatttcaattctaaagttagagtTGGAATTAATagggaaaatgtcaagaaaagtctaaaatgaagtacagggaccaaagtggtaatttagccactttgtgtcgaaaatagaaatattggaatttgacgggaaagtactaatatcgagatttgtattatttatcggatataaataatacgtataagtcgtaataaaagagtttattgatttagctatggactaaatcgtaggaaagaaaagtttgaaagataaattgtaacaaggaaagaaagaaaggaccAAAACGGACTTTTAGCCATCTAATATAAGGATTATCATTTGAATGAAGGAAGGCATCAGAGAGTGAGGATCCAGAAGCTTCATTTTATACCGATCAACTTCGTTTCTTTACGGTTTcttcgttcgacgtccgatcCAAGCGATTTTCGCATCGATCTCTTCGTAATCGAAAGCTCTACTCGTTCTAAGCTTCATATCAAGGtaaatttcaagaaatttggttGAAAATTTAGATATAGCGGGCTGTTTTGATTGGGATTGagtttaggttaaaattttgacgtttttgaggttATTATAGCGTTTCTGCAGAAACCgggatatgggtattgagcgtgggtatgtttagcacgtcgggattgtggcgaaaccccggaaaatctgatttccggggctgtgcacgtggtacacgaccgtgtactgatgtacacgaacgtgcacctagcgaggtacacgatcgtgtactgaagtacacgaacgtgtacttctcatggtacacgaac
This window contains:
- the LOC126687653 gene encoding uncharacterized protein LOC126687653 → MRGRGSGGGSGRGSGRGSGRGRGDPTEPVEEQHREEAGGPVQPLQEREAGEPPAILDNQGRAMVRPDPSRTMLLDSGPVSRAIRDIFRQCWFETGSAWRFLTADKREFYFQEFQKKFWWDDSAYSEEVIRRVFMTHAATRYKDNIHKMRKMQKKHTSVNQEIWEAWNAFWDTEKEKKKSETARANRMSEPAGPGSGPVRHTGGSRSAIKHMDVMVCF
- the LOC126687654 gene encoding uncharacterized protein LOC126687654 — encoded protein: MVDGKMCHPSDSPAWKHFSELHTEFAKEIRNIRLGLCTDGFQPFGAFGQNYSSWPVILTPYNLPPGMCMKDEFKFLTVIVPGPQNPKHQMDIFLQPLIAELNQLWEFGVQTFDVHSTSGRLACPHCMENTDAFTLKGSRKQSWFDCHRKFLPRGHPYRRNTTQFRKGKTVNKEFGHPKTGEELLAEVDSLGFMKAYEIGAEKNNATKSENYDHAKSREELNDICDRPELAKDPVTGRFPKAMYALNRDGKKALLEWIKLIRFPDGYASNLSRCVDTIGLKMHGMKSHDCHIFMQRLLPIALRELLPKEVWEPLTELSIFFRELTSTSLTEIDLDRMRLEIPKILCKLERIFPPSFFDSMEHLLIFEKAEKKVSNKGRVEGSISSGYLNEETAKFAAYYFSEGDPMIPERPQRNEVYDIEVDDDVDRLSIFKPHGQSVGACRKRYFEDSEIVAARTYVLLNCSEIENYREVFEGELRRENPEITISQIEAKFESQFAYWFQQYVQDPTVCTNPFILSLAKGPLRSVRTFKGYRVNGFKFQTQAYGEEQLTMNSGVCVKGTQYVDSENDFYGVLTDIIELEYPALPMKTTVLFKCEWFDPARNSGTISNKKYNMVDINNRRRYNKYEPFILAEQADQVHYLPYPSKRRDKLNWWAVCRTKARSELDMPEGIIPAFQDVIEENPLIVATDDNSTYLADDNGEAEEDALFVPPDET